The following is a genomic window from Mus pahari chromosome 1, PAHARI_EIJ_v1.1, whole genome shotgun sequence.
TATCCTGCAGTCACCTAGGCAGACTCATATGGCCCAGGGACACTTTGACATAGTTCTGAATATTTACCAGGCCTGTCTAGTGGTCACGTTTTAAAAAAGAGTTAGTTTGCTCATTGTCATGTACTAGACTcaagaacttatttttaaaaatactggaaATTGGATTTTTTGTCATATTATTTAGGTATTTACTGGGAAGTTATATAGATaggaataatttttcttttcttttttcaaagatttatttatttattatatgtaagttaaCTTTTCAGACatttcagaaaagggcatcagatttcaactcaggacctttggaaaaacagtgctcttaaccactgagctatctctccagcccagaaataatttttcttgttgctttttttttggtCACAAAGAAAAGATTggcttgaaatatttttaaaaaattgatttggAACAACCTGGtaaatttcttttctcaaaaaatgTGGAACACTGAAAAGCAAGAAGAGAAGCCTACATTTCtagtatataaacaaatatttaaaattttttttaagaattatcagTATTGACTAAGTGCTAGagagattttataaaataagatcTATGCATTGTTATATTCAATTATCTGATTGCCCTTCTTTTTCCAGACTTCACTATGCTCATCCTTAATAATACCCATTCCCAGCTTCCAACCTTCCTCCTCACTGGTATCCCAGGCCTGAGAGCAGCTCAGGTCTGGATCTCCATTCCCTTTTGTCTCCTTTACGTAATTGCCCTTTCTGGGAACAGCATGATCCTGCTGGTGATTGTTCGTGAGCAGAGCCTCCATGAGCCTATGTACTATTTTCTCTCTATGCTCTCCGTCACAGACCTGAGCTTGTCTCTCTGCACACTTTCCACTACCCTTGGTGTCCTCTGGTTTGAAGCTCGAGAGATCAATTTAAATGCGTGTATTGCCCAGATGTTCTTTCTCCATGGGTTTACTTTCATGGAATCTGGAGTTTTGCTGGCCATGGCCTTTGATCGTTTTGTGGCCATCTGTGATCCACTAAGATATACCACTATTCTTACCAATGCCAGGATTGCCCAGATTGGCACAATTGTGTTGATAAGGAATGTTGCCGTCATGTTGCCAGTTGTGCTCTTTGTCAAGAGGTTGTCCTTCTGCAGTTCTCTGGTTCTTTCACATTCATACTGCTACCATGTAGATGTCATCCAGCTCTCATGTACAGACAACAGAATCAATAGCATTCTTGGTCTGTTTGCACTATTCTCTACTACAGGGTTTGACTGCCCTTGCATCTTGCTGTCCTATGTACTGATCATCCGATCTGTCCTCAGCATCGCTTCCTCTGATGAACGACAGAAAGCCTTCAATACATGCATATCCCACATCAGTGCTGTTGCCATCTTCTACATTCCTCTCATCAGCTTGTCTCTTGTACACCGTTATGGCCATTCAGCTCCCGCCTTTGTCCACACCATCATGGCCAATGTCTTCCTGCTCATCCCTCCTGTGCTCAACCCGATAATCTACAGTGTGAAGACGAAGCAGATTCGAAAGGCTATTATCAAGGTGTTAAATCAGAAGCAAAACCAACTTTAATCATGATCTCAGTAGAAAGGActacttataaataaatgattttgtaGAATTGGGTAACTTTAAGATGTCAAGTTATGGAACTTCTAGGTTGTATGATAATTGCTTACTAAGTTTCTCTGTCAGTAAATTCATATTAATgccatttaaataattatttcattttcaatacAACATGAGCTTCTGTAGATGAGTAATTAATTACTCATAGTTCTAGCTGCTGTTATTAATCAGTATAAAGTAATAATTCAGACTATTCAATTAAAAAGTTAGAATTTAATATGGGAAATCATAGATGAGtcagttctatttttaatgacacacaaaaatattttaatcagttGTGTATGTTTTACTCAAAACCTTTTATTCTCTGACTGCTTCCTAAATTATTATTGGTTAAATCCTAAAATACATACTAGCAATCTGACTTCAAGTCTTGCATCAATCAATATATCTTGTCTTTTATTTCACGGTAAAgaaaatacagatgcagataaaAATCTGAGAGTTTTCTCAGTTGATAATTGTATTTATCCAAGTTGTATGCTTAAACAGCTGAAGAATAGCCACAGTACATCTGAAAAGTTGCTGGACTCCTCactattaaataaatatcaaacaAACAGAACTCTATTAATCACTTTACTTTAACAATTTTATTATGAAAGATGATGAATTATTTAGATGCTTATTTTCATGAGAAGTTACATCTATGTACAATTGTCATCAAAGGATCCAGGTGTTCCTTTGTCCAAAATTTAACTGTATTtatatatggatacatatatTGGGGAAAAcattagttaatttttattttataatggcaTTTGCATTGCAATTTATGCCACAGATATCAGGACTCATTGTCAGTGAATTTATTCTGTGTAAATGTGTGAAGAACTGCAATTATCTATTTCGGTAGCTGAGACTCATTTGGTTCCAGTCAATGCAAGTAGGTATGTTTTTGATACTTTCAGTAGATAGTTTATTTTCTCCTGAGATATTAATAAAGTTTGATGAGACCTGAGTGGAGATTGGCTTGGGTGTAATGACAACAGCTTGGGCAGTTCTTCTGGAGGAATGATATCATATATGTGATACAGTGTTCAGGCTTGATTTTTGCATGTCCCTAAATAGGAACAAACAGCTCTGatggaaaatgagaaagatgCCACTTACTGTCATGGGACATTGTAAGATATAAAAATTTTGAGGCTTATATAATCAAAAGTCAACAGTTCAATAATTATTTCAGGAGTGAGaattatgtatcttttttattattttactccTTTTAAGTATTCCTACTGTATCAAATCTTCTCAAAGAGAGCATTTAACCATTTATCAAGTagatctctctccctttccattaAACCATCTCTGTGAGATTTTGCATGGTATGATCTACATgtgtaattaaatttttttctattaaaggaAGCCCTTTGATTAGATTTTAAATTGAAAAGATCAATTAaccatttattttttcaagttttctgaTTCTGATAAAATTTCCTGTATTCTATAATTTTTAGAGTTAATATTTGCAGGTAAAATAGGTAGAAAAATCACAAGAGCCACAATTGACATATAACACGtttcttgtcttttaaatgaAATCTGCCCGGTCAATTACAATCAAGGGTTTTCCTAATTCAGCCTGTAAGTTCATGTCAAAGATTAAATCTAGGATTCTGAGCATGGATTATAAAGTCTTCATTACAAATTGCTTATGGTAATAATAGTGTGGCAGTAGGGTTTGAATAGGAGCAGACTAATGTCAAACAAGGACAAGATGGTATGTTAGATGCCATGTCAGGGTccattatgaagaaaaaaaccagATAACACTTGGACACGTATAATTTAATATAACTAATCATTAGTATGGAAGCAAAGTAGTGAGGAGATTGGCTAATAAGAGCTAACCAGAATTATATGTACTCGAGTAGAATGGATACAAGGAATAAAGAGCAATGTGATGGAGCCACCAAGAATctcttgttttgttcttctatACTTACAAAGCCAAGGAAGTGTATTATTTTTGGCACTTGAAAAACAAATCTGCCCT
Proteins encoded in this region:
- the LOC110334652 gene encoding olfactory receptor 51F2; amino-acid sequence: MLILNNTHSQLPTFLLTGIPGLRAAQVWISIPFCLLYVIALSGNSMILLVIVREQSLHEPMYYFLSMLSVTDLSLSLCTLSTTLGVLWFEAREINLNACIAQMFFLHGFTFMESGVLLAMAFDRFVAICDPLRYTTILTNARIAQIGTIVLIRNVAVMLPVVLFVKRLSFCSSLVLSHSYCYHVDVIQLSCTDNRINSILGLFALFSTTGFDCPCILLSYVLIIRSVLSIASSDERQKAFNTCISHISAVAIFYIPLISLSLVHRYGHSAPAFVHTIMANVFLLIPPVLNPIIYSVKTKQIRKAIIKVLNQKQNQL